One part of the Candidatus Methanoperedens sp. genome encodes these proteins:
- a CDS encoding ABC transporter substrate-binding protein, producing the protein MKKYVYAIIVVLIVASAGIIIYEKSQAKRTIYVVSMTADEMSRALKNGTIKGFISWEPYDSKAVTSGYGRYLVNSRDIWNNHPSCIIAISEDLKDEDMIRALLWAHMKGTRFINDPANREKVLKYGSEFTGVDRTTVSEAINNTVYQEFPDLKETKKGFEILNEAGTFKKSQDYNDLDGFLSSIILDRYYNDIRKKLEDNPDWAPPAVNGSMRFGYLDGNLHELAMYVAEKEGYFEKAGLVPGKNIQFIGYRNGLAIMNAFDHREVDAATLGMTPVLRYRINDNGRVNIIGGVNSGGSSLIVGADSDINSIDDLNGNTIATPGFGSCQDVVMRKMFEGFEIKAK; encoded by the coding sequence ATGAAAAAGTATGTCTACGCAATCATAGTTGTATTGATAGTCGCATCTGCGGGGATTATTATATACGAGAAATCCCAGGCTAAAAGAACTATCTACGTTGTTTCCATGACCGCGGATGAAATGTCCCGGGCATTGAAGAACGGGACTATAAAAGGATTCATTTCATGGGAACCTTATGATTCAAAAGCCGTTACTTCAGGTTACGGGAGGTATCTTGTCAATTCCAGAGATATCTGGAACAATCACCCCTCATGCATCATTGCAATCTCTGAAGACTTAAAAGATGAGGATATGATAAGAGCCCTTCTCTGGGCACATATGAAGGGTACAAGATTCATTAATGACCCGGCAAATAGGGAAAAGGTCTTGAAGTACGGTTCGGAATTTACGGGGGTTGACAGGACAACAGTGTCAGAAGCGATCAATAATACCGTGTATCAAGAATTCCCGGATCTGAAAGAGACAAAGAAAGGATTTGAGATACTGAATGAAGCAGGGACTTTCAAAAAGAGCCAGGATTACAACGATCTGGACGGGTTCCTGTCCAGTATAATACTTGACAGATATTACAATGATATCAGAAAAAAACTGGAGGATAATCCTGACTGGGCGCCGCCAGCTGTTAACGGGAGCATGAGGTTCGGCTATCTGGATGGCAATCTGCATGAACTCGCTATGTATGTGGCAGAGAAAGAGGGCTATTTTGAAAAAGCAGGCCTGGTCCCGGGAAAGAATATCCAGTTCATAGGTTACAGGAACGGTCTGGCAATAATGAATGCCTTTGATCACCGGGAAGTGGATGCCGCAACACTTGGAATGACACCGGTTTTAAGATACAGGATAAACGACAATGGCAGGGTTAATATCATTGGGGGGGTAAATTCGGGTGGCTCATCGCTTATAGTTGGGGCAGATTCAGATATTAACTCTATCGATGACCTGAATGGAAATACGATAGCCACCCCCGGTTTTGGATCGTGCCAGGATGTGGTTATGAGGAAGATGTTCGAAGGGTTCGAAATAAAAGCGAAATGA
- a CDS encoding sensor histidine kinase, with translation MGIRSELIIFFLLISVIPLSIVVYTSYNYGKDAISASVTDSLLGATENAGHAIDNWMEARKDDVRIISRIAANSKKEELHEYLNTFESEHEGVYEEFFIMNPDGDIIFSTLNNTGNASMKTYFTEAARGKMFISDVSFSAITGSPEIMITNPIRKNDTMTGIMGARVSMENLYRIIDGIDIGKLGEIFMVNKDGELIFHKNRSMILLEKINNNLAVREVTYEKNGAGEYVNYKGEKVLGSYYWLPLYRWGLIVEKNKDEAYAEILVLGRLTVAISFLAVLCVVLLAVVISRRLTEPVKSLEEGALGLVKGNFKPVPVSSKNEIGRLTEIFNQTAKELLDIRKRLEAKIEIADKDLAEKNKELIVANEELKKLDTLKSDFISLVSHELKTPLSAIRTSAEFLESEDVTDMAVQKEMLSIIIRNIDRQTLMINEILDLSKIEAGKMEFKMEEVDFQEIANVTLENIGQLALKKNITISMNIPGKLSPLFADREKLIIVLNNLLGNALKFTPDGGRIILSAKELKDSIEINIEDNGIGVEKDKLERIFDKFYQVDSTSRRKIGGSGLGLSISSGIIRAHNSEILVDSELGKGSRFYFRLKKVVRS, from the coding sequence TTGGGTATACGGTCCGAACTGATAATATTTTTCCTGCTTATCTCAGTAATCCCCCTGTCCATCGTTGTTTACACATCCTATAATTACGGCAAAGACGCTATCAGTGCTTCCGTGACAGACAGCCTGCTGGGTGCGACTGAAAATGCGGGACATGCGATAGATAACTGGATGGAGGCAAGAAAGGATGATGTCCGTATTATCTCCCGGATAGCAGCGAATTCAAAAAAAGAAGAACTTCATGAATACCTGAATACATTCGAAAGCGAGCACGAAGGTGTATACGAAGAGTTTTTTATTATGAATCCTGACGGCGATATCATATTCTCCACGCTTAACAACACGGGAAATGCAAGCATGAAAACTTATTTCACAGAAGCTGCCAGGGGAAAGATGTTTATTTCGGATGTTTCTTTTTCTGCCATCACAGGTTCTCCTGAAATAATGATAACCAACCCCATCAGGAAGAATGACACGATGACAGGAATAATGGGAGCAAGGGTCAGTATGGAGAACCTGTACAGGATCATAGATGGCATTGATATCGGAAAGCTCGGCGAGATATTCATGGTAAATAAAGACGGGGAGCTTATCTTCCACAAAAACAGGTCCATGATACTGCTTGAAAAAATCAACAATAATCTCGCGGTCCGGGAAGTGACATATGAAAAGAACGGAGCAGGGGAATATGTCAACTATAAGGGTGAGAAAGTCCTCGGGTCGTATTACTGGCTGCCGCTTTACAGATGGGGGCTCATTGTGGAGAAGAACAAGGATGAGGCTTATGCAGAAATCCTGGTTCTGGGAAGGCTTACCGTTGCCATCTCCTTTCTTGCTGTCCTTTGTGTAGTCCTTTTGGCTGTTGTTATCTCAAGGAGGTTGACAGAACCCGTAAAATCACTGGAGGAAGGCGCCCTTGGTCTTGTGAAGGGGAACTTCAAACCAGTCCCCGTCTCTTCAAAAAATGAGATCGGAAGGCTTACAGAAATATTCAACCAGACCGCAAAAGAACTGCTGGACATAAGAAAAAGACTGGAAGCAAAAATCGAAATTGCAGACAAAGACCTGGCAGAAAAGAATAAAGAACTCATTGTTGCCAATGAAGAATTAAAAAAACTGGATACATTAAAATCGGATTTCATATCTCTTGTCTCACATGAACTCAAGACGCCCCTTTCTGCAATAAGGACGTCTGCAGAGTTCCTCGAATCAGAGGATGTGACAGATATGGCAGTCCAGAAAGAGATGCTTTCGATCATAATAAGGAATATTGATCGACAGACGCTGATGATAAATGAAATACTTGACCTATCAAAGATCGAAGCTGGTAAGATGGAGTTTAAAATGGAAGAGGTGGATTTCCAGGAAATCGCGAATGTCACTCTTGAAAATATCGGCCAGCTCGCGTTGAAAAAAAATATAACCATTTCAATGAATATTCCCGGGAAACTTTCTCCACTCTTCGCCGATAGGGAAAAGCTTATTATTGTGTTGAATAATCTCCTTGGAAATGCATTGAAATTTACACCAGACGGTGGGAGAATCATTCTGTCTGCAAAAGAATTGAAGGATAGTATCGAAATCAACATTGAGGATAATGGCATCGGGGTAGAGAAGGATAAATTAGAGAGAATATTCGATAAATTCTACCAGGTGGATAGTACATCGCGGCGAAAAATCGGCGGAAGCGGACTTGGGTTATCAATATCAAGCGGTATCATCAGGGCGCATAATAGTGAAATTCTTGTGGATAGTGAGCTTGGAAAAGGGAGTAGGTTCTATTTCAGGTTAAAAAAGGTAGTAAGATCATGA
- a CDS encoding response regulator, which translates to MKSDIDNKIIELIKRDESISYSEISRKLGVPEEEVERRIRHFSDTRQKILIVDDEMDALLPLKRSLEADDYNVFEAYDGHEAIRKSKNEIPDLVILDLMMPGMDGYEVCSRLKKDEVTEKIPIIMLTARDEIRDKVEGFEIGADDYVTKPFNLSELKARIKRILRKTKI; encoded by the coding sequence ATGAAAAGCGATATAGATAATAAAATCATTGAATTAATAAAACGAGACGAGAGTATATCTTATTCAGAGATATCCCGAAAACTGGGGGTTCCGGAAGAAGAGGTTGAAAGAAGGATAAGGCATTTTTCTGATACAAGGCAAAAGATCCTGATAGTGGACGATGAGATGGATGCTCTATTACCGCTCAAGAGGTCCCTTGAAGCTGATGATTATAATGTTTTCGAAGCCTATGATGGTCATGAGGCGATCAGAAAGTCAAAGAATGAAATACCGGACCTGGTAATTCTTGATCTTATGATGCCGGGAATGGATGGATATGAGGTATGCAGCAGGTTAAAAAAAGATGAGGTTACGGAGAAGATACCGATAATCATGCTGACAGCCAGGGATGAAATAAGGGATAAAGTGGAAGGTTTCGAGATCGGGGCGGATGATTATGTAACAAAACCGTTCAATCTCAGCGAACTGAAAGCCCGCATTAAAAGAATCCTTAGAAAAACAAAAATATAA
- a CDS encoding MarR family transcriptional regulator, translating into MHTAFLEKIFGKTAQLTVLEFLLNNKDNDTYLSGIAYETGLSHSTVSRVIEPLLEQEIIKERSLGKQIRIFRLNQESELTKYLLKVYIDLKNMTNNAGDKQ; encoded by the coding sequence ATGCATACTGCATTTCTTGAAAAAATCTTTGGCAAGACCGCTCAACTGACAGTTCTGGAATTCCTTCTTAATAATAAAGATAACGATACATATCTATCAGGGATTGCTTACGAGACCGGTCTTTCCCATTCCACAGTGTCAAGGGTTATCGAACCGCTCCTGGAGCAGGAGATAATAAAAGAGAGATCGCTTGGCAAGCAGATCAGGATATTCAGGTTGAACCAGGAGAGTGAGCTTACAAAATATTTACTTAAAGTATATATTGATTTGAAAAACATGACTAACAATGCCGGTGATAAGCAATGA
- a CDS encoding NAD(P)H-binding protein: protein MILLTGATGFIGGHVLKALSERKIPVRCLSRKSLPSENPDINYVSGDVLNYDSLLSATASVDTVYYFIHMMGEQKEQKKFDILDRIAVTNMVKACKTNGVKRIIHLTGMSNPREKLSHHLASRREVEEIIKESGIDYTIFRASVIIGRGGAAFEILDTVVRKFPIVPVFNWENSKVQTIYIGDVIRYLVECLDKKETINRSFDIGSSQVLTYRELMQQYAKEIGLKRIFIRIPGSWHRVSSMFLGKLAPVNPDVVYWLIESLRNNMICEPNDLKKIFGFEPISFKDSIKKISESGQ, encoded by the coding sequence ATGATTCTGCTCACCGGAGCGACCGGTTTTATAGGAGGGCATGTCCTGAAGGCACTGTCCGAAAGAAAAATCCCTGTCAGATGCCTTTCCCGAAAATCCTTACCCTCCGAAAATCCTGATATCAACTACGTATCAGGGGATGTTTTGAATTATGACTCGCTTCTTAGTGCAACAGCAAGTGTTGATACTGTTTACTACTTTATTCACATGATGGGTGAGCAAAAAGAGCAGAAAAAATTCGACATACTGGACAGAATTGCCGTCACAAATATGGTCAAAGCGTGCAAGACCAATGGAGTCAAAAGGATAATCCATCTCACAGGCATGAGCAACCCCCGCGAGAAGCTCTCGCACCATCTTGCCAGCAGGAGAGAAGTGGAAGAGATCATCAAGGAGAGCGGCATCGATTATACGATCTTCAGGGCTTCGGTAATAATTGGCAGGGGTGGCGCGGCCTTTGAAATCCTTGACACTGTTGTGAGAAAATTTCCCATAGTTCCCGTTTTCAACTGGGAAAATTCGAAAGTTCAGACCATTTATATCGGGGATGTGATACGTTATCTGGTGGAATGCCTCGATAAAAAGGAGACCATTAACAGAAGCTTTGATATAGGCAGTTCCCAGGTTTTGACATACAGAGAACTGATGCAGCAATATGCCAAAGAAATTGGACTGAAAAGGATATTTATAAGGATACCTGGTTCGTGGCACCGGGTTTCTTCAATGTTTCTCGGGAAGCTTGCACCGGTGAATCCGGATGTTGTTTACTGGTTGATAGAATCATTGCGTAACAATATGATATGTGAACCGAACGACCTTAAGAAAATTTTCGGTTTTGAGCCTATTTCATTTAAAGATAGCATAAAGAAAATAAGCGAATCTGGTCAATGA
- a CDS encoding geranylgeranylglyceryl/heptaprenylglyceryl phosphate synthase, producing the protein MGVEERLNQLVEKEGAVHLTLIDPDSQTPEVAGNIAREAALGGTDAIMVGGSTGATGGTVEQTVKAIKIACDLPVILFPGNAGGLSENADAVFFMSLLNSRDVNYITTNQAIGAPLIYKHGIEPISMAYIVIEPGGAAGWVGDARLIPRNKPKLAVAYSLAAKYLGMHYIYLEAGSGADKPVPVEMVAAVKKAVGKTTKVIVGGGIRDGPTARERVMAGADMICTGTVVEQVGDVKGKIEELVNAIKSRSH; encoded by the coding sequence ATGGGAGTAGAGGAACGCCTCAACCAGTTAGTAGAAAAAGAAGGCGCAGTTCACCTAACTCTTATAGATCCCGATTCTCAGACCCCTGAAGTTGCAGGAAATATTGCACGGGAGGCAGCGCTCGGCGGCACTGACGCCATCATGGTAGGTGGCTCTACCGGAGCAACTGGGGGCACAGTTGAACAAACAGTAAAAGCCATAAAAATAGCCTGCGATCTTCCGGTCATACTGTTCCCGGGAAATGCCGGGGGTTTGAGCGAGAACGCAGATGCGGTTTTTTTTATGAGCCTTCTCAATTCCAGGGATGTCAATTATATTACTACGAATCAGGCGATCGGGGCTCCATTGATATATAAACACGGTATTGAACCGATATCCATGGCGTATATCGTGATAGAACCCGGAGGAGCTGCGGGCTGGGTTGGAGATGCGAGGTTGATACCAAGGAATAAACCCAAGCTGGCTGTTGCATATTCACTTGCTGCAAAATATCTCGGTATGCACTATATATATCTGGAAGCCGGGTCTGGCGCGGATAAGCCCGTGCCTGTTGAAATGGTAGCTGCCGTCAAAAAGGCAGTGGGGAAAACAACAAAGGTTATCGTTGGAGGTGGGATCCGCGATGGGCCCACAGCCAGAGAAAGGGTAATGGCTGGCGCAGATATGATATGCACGGGCACGGTTGTTGAACAGGTCGGGGATGTCAAAGGGAAGATAGAAGAGCTTGTCAATGCGATCAAATCTCGAAGTCATTGA
- a CDS encoding 50S ribosomal protein L40e — MARFPEAEKVLLHMKICMKCNARNSLRATRCRKCGYTGLRPKSKEIKGKGT, encoded by the coding sequence ATGGCAAGATTCCCAGAAGCGGAAAAAGTACTCTTACACATGAAGATATGCATGAAATGCAATGCGCGCAACTCATTACGTGCTACCAGATGCAGAAAATGCGGATATACAGGTCTTAGACCGAAATCCAAGGAAATAAAGGGCAAAGGAACGTAA
- a CDS encoding DUF2111 domain-containing protein, with protein MSEMRISENSSSEEILPFAEMVHELLSLPVTMRSKNKKGVRLERGKVTDMDYTGPVLEEAFVKNTVIHTIPDRGAYKGIPVVVTPLKDNDGKPIAAIGVVDVVCTIDLAAVFGNYPQIVRQVEEKKKSTF; from the coding sequence ATGTCTGAAATGCGTATATCGGAAAATTCTTCGAGTGAGGAAATCCTCCCTTTTGCAGAAATGGTACATGAATTGCTCTCTCTTCCTGTCACAATGAGAAGCAAGAACAAAAAAGGGGTAAGGCTTGAGAGAGGAAAAGTGACTGATATGGATTACACCGGTCCTGTACTCGAAGAGGCTTTTGTAAAGAATACAGTGATCCATACCATTCCAGACAGGGGAGCCTATAAAGGAATACCTGTAGTTGTCACTCCCTTAAAGGACAATGACGGAAAACCGATAGCCGCAATCGGCGTCGTGGATGTTGTGTGCACCATCGACCTGGCAGCGGTATTCGGCAATTACCCGCAGATAGTGCGGCAGGTCGAGGAGAAGAAGAAAAGCACCTTTTGA
- a CDS encoding TIGR00296 family protein, giving the protein MLTESEGELAIRLARSAIEECLKNGTKIKPDDLPPVFREKRGVFVTLNEKNDTKQLRGCIGRPYPILPLGEAIIVSAINAAREDPRFHPVKPEEIGDLVIEITVLTVPKRIKAKPKEMPDSIVIGRDGLIVAAGRCQGLLLPQVAVEHGFDSTEFLCQTCMKAGLMPDAWLEGAEVYSFEGQIFGELEPGGEVREKIITQ; this is encoded by the coding sequence ATGCTTACAGAATCAGAGGGAGAGCTGGCAATAAGGCTTGCCCGCAGTGCTATTGAAGAATGTCTCAAGAATGGAACAAAGATAAAACCTGATGACCTGCCCCCGGTGTTCCGTGAAAAACGCGGTGTCTTCGTTACCTTAAATGAAAAAAATGATACGAAACAGCTCCGCGGCTGCATAGGCCGCCCATATCCGATATTGCCACTCGGGGAAGCTATAATAGTATCAGCCATTAATGCAGCCAGGGAGGATCCACGTTTTCATCCTGTAAAACCAGAGGAGATAGGAGACCTGGTCATTGAGATTACTGTACTCACTGTGCCTAAGCGCATCAAAGCAAAACCCAAAGAAATGCCTGACAGTATAGTCATCGGAAGAGACGGGTTGATAGTTGCAGCAGGCAGGTGCCAGGGACTCCTGCTTCCGCAGGTGGCGGTGGAGCATGGTTTTGATAGCACTGAATTCCTCTGCCAGACATGCATGAAGGCCGGACTCATGCCTGATGCGTGGCTTGAAGGTGCAGAGGTCTATTCTTTTGAAGGTCAAATATTCGGGGAGTTAGAACCTGGGGGAGAAGTAAGGGAAAAAATAATTACCCAATGA
- the thsA gene encoding thermosome subunit alpha has translation MATQLGGQPIIILREGTERTRGKEARSNNIMAAKAVAAAVRTTLGPKGMDKMLVGGGDITITNDGVTILREMDIQHPAAKMLVEVAKTMDDEVGDGTTTGAVLTGELLERAEMLLEQDVHPTTIGSGYRMAAEKAIEILKDITHTITEDDEESLLNIAKTAMTGKGAEGSKEKLARIAVTAIRSIVEEEDGKKLIDIDNIKIEKKGGKSLDDSELIKGIVLDKDKAHSNMPDNVKNAKIALITRPIEFSKMELDAEIKISTPGELQNYLDQEEKIVQDIVGRIAAAGANVVLCQLGIDDIAQHFLAKANILAVERVEKNDMEKIARAIGANLITSVDDFKTSDIGSAGLVEIRGNGEDKILYITECSNPRAVSILIRGGTEHVLDSTERALEDALRAVSVAIEDEKLVAGAGSPETELSLRLREYASSLKGREQLAVTKFAEALEVIPKTLAENAGLDPIDMMAELRSQHENGNKDGGLNVYTGKVENMWENGVIEPLRVKTQAIYSATEAAIMILRIDDVLAATGGGEAGSCGQGGAPCGGMGGMPPGMMM, from the coding sequence ATGGCGACACAACTTGGCGGACAGCCCATCATAATTTTAAGAGAAGGTACGGAGAGAACACGGGGGAAAGAAGCCCGGAGCAATAATATCATGGCTGCGAAGGCGGTAGCAGCTGCCGTGAGAACCACGCTCGGACCAAAAGGCATGGATAAGATGCTCGTGGGCGGCGGGGATATCACGATCACGAACGACGGTGTGACGATCCTGAGAGAGATGGATATCCAGCACCCGGCTGCAAAAATGCTGGTCGAAGTGGCAAAGACCATGGACGATGAGGTAGGCGATGGCACAACGACCGGCGCAGTGCTTACCGGAGAACTGCTCGAACGTGCCGAAATGCTGCTGGAACAGGATGTCCACCCTACGACCATCGGGAGCGGCTACAGGATGGCGGCTGAAAAAGCGATTGAGATCCTGAAAGATATCACACATACGATAACAGAGGACGACGAGGAATCCCTTCTCAACATCGCAAAAACAGCCATGACCGGAAAAGGCGCAGAGGGTTCAAAGGAAAAACTCGCAAGAATTGCCGTGACTGCGATAAGATCCATTGTGGAAGAAGAGGATGGCAAGAAGTTAATTGATATCGACAATATAAAAATCGAGAAAAAGGGGGGTAAAAGCCTGGATGATAGCGAGTTAATCAAGGGGATTGTTCTTGATAAGGACAAGGCCCACAGTAACATGCCAGACAATGTTAAAAATGCGAAAATCGCCCTTATTACCCGTCCTATTGAATTCAGCAAGATGGAACTCGATGCCGAGATCAAGATTTCCACACCAGGCGAGCTCCAGAATTACCTGGACCAGGAGGAGAAGATCGTCCAGGACATCGTGGGCAGGATCGCAGCTGCAGGAGCTAATGTAGTGCTCTGCCAGCTGGGGATTGATGACATCGCCCAACATTTCCTGGCAAAGGCGAATATCCTTGCAGTTGAGCGTGTCGAGAAAAATGATATGGAAAAAATAGCCAGGGCAATTGGTGCTAATCTCATCACGAGTGTCGATGATTTTAAAACCTCGGATATAGGAAGTGCCGGGCTTGTAGAAATCAGGGGGAATGGCGAGGATAAGATCCTTTACATTACCGAATGTAGCAATCCCAGGGCTGTGTCGATACTCATCCGCGGTGGGACAGAGCATGTATTGGACAGCACCGAGAGGGCTCTTGAGGATGCCTTGAGAGCAGTAAGTGTTGCGATCGAAGATGAAAAACTGGTAGCAGGTGCAGGTTCTCCAGAGACCGAACTGTCCCTGAGGTTAAGGGAGTACGCATCTTCGTTGAAAGGCAGGGAGCAGCTCGCAGTGACAAAGTTCGCAGAAGCGCTTGAGGTTATCCCGAAAACCCTTGCTGAGAATGCGGGACTTGACCCCATAGATATGATGGCTGAACTTCGAAGCCAGCATGAAAATGGGAACAAGGATGGAGGTCTTAATGTTTACACCGGAAAAGTGGAGAATATGTGGGAGAACGGCGTTATCGAACCTCTACGGGTGAAGACACAGGCCATTTATTCAGCGACCGAAGCAGCGATCATGATATTGAGGATCGATGATGTTCTCGCGGCTACGGGCGGCGGCGAGGCAGGAAGTTGCGGCCAGGGTGGCGCTCCATGCGGCGGTATGGGAGGCATGCCTCCCGGAATGATGATGTAG
- a CDS encoding alanine--glyoxylate aminotransferase family protein, which yields MNLENTLLMIPGPVPVAPRILRAMSKPIIGHRGKEFGDMYNECRSTLQELFGTKNDMYIISGSGSCAMEAAVGNVIGEKDTLVTVENGKFGERFREIGERYGNVKPVKFDWAKGESIELDKVESALAEGVKAVTLVHNDTSVGIKNPAKEVGDLAKKYGALFIMDGVTTIGGDEVLADKWGVDIAVVGSQKCIGAPPGLSAISVSKKAWDSMVEKPPYYMDLKAYKKSAGKETAQTPYTPAVPLFFALHEALKIVKEEGLDARIKRHAMYAEALRASADAMDVEMFPQLNNSSKYSNTVTAMKIPTGIDDKKLRGGIKELGIQISGGQGPLEGKIFRIGSMGNISKLDILSTVQAVEIVLHKNNIVKKMGPGVEAASNVLK from the coding sequence ATGAATCTTGAAAATACTTTACTTATGATACCAGGTCCTGTGCCCGTAGCACCCCGAATACTCCGTGCAATGTCAAAACCCATAATCGGGCACCGCGGCAAGGAGTTCGGCGATATGTACAATGAATGCAGATCGACCCTGCAGGAGCTCTTCGGAACTAAGAACGATATGTATATTATAAGCGGCTCAGGCAGCTGTGCCATGGAGGCAGCTGTCGGGAACGTTATCGGCGAAAAGGATACGCTCGTGACCGTCGAGAACGGGAAATTCGGGGAAAGATTCAGGGAGATCGGAGAAAGATACGGCAATGTAAAGCCTGTCAAATTCGACTGGGCGAAAGGGGAATCCATAGAACTGGATAAAGTCGAGAGCGCGCTTGCCGAAGGGGTTAAGGCAGTTACACTTGTGCACAATGACACTTCAGTGGGCATCAAGAACCCGGCAAAAGAGGTCGGGGACCTTGCTAAGAAATATGGAGCTCTGTTCATAATGGACGGCGTTACCACGATAGGCGGGGATGAAGTACTCGCGGATAAATGGGGCGTGGATATCGCAGTCGTGGGCTCGCAGAAATGCATAGGCGCTCCTCCTGGATTATCAGCGATATCGGTCAGCAAGAAGGCATGGGATTCCATGGTGGAGAAGCCGCCTTATTACATGGATTTGAAAGCCTATAAGAAATCAGCAGGCAAAGAGACCGCGCAAACGCCATATACCCCGGCTGTTCCGCTTTTCTTCGCACTGCACGAGGCACTCAAGATCGTAAAGGAAGAAGGGCTTGATGCTCGCATCAAGCGCCATGCCATGTATGCAGAAGCGTTGCGAGCCTCTGCCGATGCGATGGATGTAGAGATGTTCCCGCAGTTGAATAATTCCAGTAAATATTCAAACACGGTCACCGCCATGAAAATACCCACGGGCATCGATGACAAGAAACTTCGTGGCGGGATAAAGGAGCTCGGTATCCAAATTTCTGGCGGTCAGGGACCTCTTGAAGGCAAGATTTTCAGGATCGGAAGCATGGGTAATATCAGCAAACTCGATATTTTAAGCACAGTACAGGCAGTGGAGATAGTGCTCCACAAGAATAATATCGTGAAGAAGATGGGTCCTGGCGTCGAGGCTGCCAGCAATGTGTTAAAATGA
- a CDS encoding DUF429 domain-containing protein, with protein sequence MIESQPLHIISEDKLIRCAIMQISENFGSSIIAIDAPLSRPDHGTMRECEKRLRTHGIACFPSGADWVRKWVDKGIALKEWAEKELGARVIEIYPYAARLELDVGADVKKKTRNGRALIQERLLGSIGGLREMTADILLSDDELDAILSAYTAYLYEKGNACEIDGGDGVIYLPLKKGDHRIDEYSTT encoded by the coding sequence ATGATTGAAAGCCAGCCCCTGCATATAATCTCGGAAGATAAATTAATCCGCTGCGCCATCATGCAGATATCTGAAAATTTTGGATCAAGTATTATTGCGATAGATGCACCTCTTTCAAGACCTGACCATGGAACAATGCGGGAATGTGAAAAGCGACTGCGCACACACGGTATCGCATGCTTCCCTTCGGGCGCAGATTGGGTGAGAAAATGGGTAGACAAAGGGATAGCCCTCAAAGAATGGGCTGAAAAGGAACTTGGTGCCAGGGTGATAGAGATATATCCATATGCTGCCAGGCTGGAGCTGGACGTGGGCGCTGATGTTAAGAAAAAGACGAGGAATGGACGCGCTTTGATCCAGGAAAGGCTGCTCGGGTCGATAGGAGGGCTGAGAGAGATGACCGCTGATATACTGCTCTCCGATGATGAACTTGATGCCATACTTTCGGCATATACTGCTTACCTTTATGAGAAAGGCAATGCTTGTGAAATAGATGGTGGCGATGGTGTGATATATCTCCCCTTGAAAAAGGGAGACCATAGAATAGATGAATATTCTACAACTTAA